One Lepus europaeus isolate LE1 chromosome 7, mLepTim1.pri, whole genome shotgun sequence DNA segment encodes these proteins:
- the LOC133764543 gene encoding olfactory receptor 51F2-like, producing the protein MGSNITSSIIFLLTGVPGLEAFHSWISIPFCFLYVTALSGNSLILFAVITQPSLHEPMYYFLSMLSTTDLGLSMSTLVTMLGIFWFNAREITFNACLLQMFFIKLFTVMESSVLLTMAFDRFVAISNPLRYATILTDSRIVQIGVAIVIRGTLTLTPMVALLKRLSYCSSHVLHHSYCYHPDVMKLSCTDTRINSAVGLTAMISTVGVDSVLILLSYVLIIKTILSIASPEERKKAFSTCISHIGAVAIFYIPLISLSFVHRFGQQAPAYVHTMIANTYLLIPPVMNPIIYSVKTKQIRRAVIKILNSKEA; encoded by the coding sequence AATATCACCTCTTCCATCATTTTCTTGCTGACGGGTGTCCCTGGGCTGGAAGCTTTCCACAGCTGGATCTCCATTCCCTTCTGCTTCCTCTATGTAACTGCCCTCTCAGGAAACAGCCTGATTCTCTTCGCAGTCATCACTCAGCCCAGCCTCCACGAACCTATGTATTATTTCCTCTCCATGCTGTCCACCACGGACCTCGGGCTGTCCATGTCCACTCTGGTCACAATGTTGGGTATATTTTGGTTCAATGCCAGGGAGATCACCTTTAATGCCTGCTTATTGCAGATGTTCTTTATTAAGCTCTTCACTGTCATGGAATCTTCAGTACTGTTGACTATGGCTTTTGATCGTTTTGTGGCCATCTCTAATCCCCTTAGATATGCCACCATTTTAACTGACTCCAGAATAGTGCAGATTGGAGTGGCGATTGTTATCAGGGGGACCCTAACGCTGACACCAATGGTAGCACTTCTTAAAAGGCTATCCTACTGCAGTAGCCATGTGCTTCACCACTCCTACTGTTACCACCCTGATGTGATGAAGCTCTCCTGCACAGACACCAGGATCAACAGTGCTGTTGGGTTGACTGCCATGATCTCCACTGTTGGTGTGGACTCAGTCCTCATTCTCCTTTCTTATGTTTTGATCATTAAGACCATCCTCAGCATTGCATCcccagaagagaggaagaaagcctTCAGCACATGTATCTCCCATATTGGGGCTGTTGCTATATTTTATATCCCATTGATCAGTCTGTCCTTTGTTCACAGATTTGGACAGCAAGCCCCAGCCTATGTACATACTATGATTGCTAACACCTACCTGCTCATCCCTCCTGTAATGAACCCCATCATCTACAGTGTGAAAACCAAACAGATACGCAGAGCCGTGATAAAAATTCTCAACTCCAAAGAAGCATAG